The proteins below come from a single Verrucomicrobiota bacterium genomic window:
- a CDS encoding class I SAM-dependent rRNA methyltransferase, which produces MGGIIVRPRARILHGHDWVYGTEVLKTFGSPEDGDVISVKDGRDRMLGSAVYNSKSQIVARRFSRRRQDLDADFFQRRIQRAQEYRDNLGIDPLVRRVLWSESDGLPGVIVDRFGPVATLQTLTMAMDLRRDLIASALKEELGVESVVERNDSSSRKLEGLEVRTGTLLGPEPSPFEIMVAGMKFQLDPIHGQKTGFYLDQSTSYRQVAAWAKGRRVLDCFSNQGAFAIASAQAGATEVTAVESGKENLPRIEANALLNNVTIKVVGADVFEFLSSAARREEEYDLIILDPPPFTRTRKGIADALRGYRELHLKAAQLLSRDGLLATFSCSHHVSAEEFGSSVAEAFGDARRTARQLQTFGQSPDHPILVGFSESEYLKGFLYGMTASF; this is translated from the coding sequence ATGGGAGGAATCATCGTACGCCCTCGGGCACGCATCCTGCACGGTCATGACTGGGTCTATGGCACCGAGGTGCTCAAAACCTTCGGAAGCCCCGAGGATGGCGATGTCATCTCGGTCAAGGATGGCCGTGACCGCATGCTCGGAAGTGCCGTCTACAACTCCAAGTCACAGATCGTCGCCCGTCGCTTCTCGCGCCGGAGGCAGGACCTGGATGCGGATTTCTTTCAGCGTCGCATCCAGCGGGCACAGGAATACCGGGACAACCTAGGCATCGATCCGCTCGTGCGGCGCGTTCTCTGGAGCGAGAGTGATGGGCTTCCCGGAGTGATCGTCGACCGTTTCGGCCCGGTGGCGACCTTGCAGACCCTCACGATGGCCATGGATCTGCGGCGTGATCTGATTGCTTCTGCTCTCAAGGAAGAGCTCGGCGTTGAGAGCGTTGTCGAGCGCAATGACTCCTCATCCCGTAAGCTGGAAGGGCTCGAGGTCAGGACAGGAACGCTGCTAGGACCAGAGCCGAGTCCCTTCGAGATCATGGTCGCGGGAATGAAATTCCAACTTGACCCGATCCACGGGCAGAAGACCGGTTTCTATCTCGACCAGAGCACCAGCTACCGTCAAGTGGCTGCATGGGCGAAGGGCCGCCGGGTGCTCGACTGTTTCTCCAATCAGGGCGCTTTTGCCATTGCCTCCGCTCAGGCTGGAGCCACGGAAGTCACCGCTGTGGAATCCGGAAAAGAAAACCTGCCCCGGATCGAGGCGAATGCCCTTCTCAACAACGTCACCATCAAAGTTGTCGGTGCGGATGTCTTTGAGTTTCTCTCCTCGGCGGCAAGACGCGAGGAGGAGTACGATCTGATCATCCTCGACCCCCCTCCCTTCACTCGCACGCGCAAGGGAATCGCCGATGCTTTGCGCGGTTACCGCGAGCTTCATCTGAAGGCCGCACAGTTGCTTTCCAGAGACGGACTGCTCGCCACCTTCTCCTGCTCACATCATGTCTCTGCTGAAGAATTCGGCAGTAGCGTGGCCGAGGCTTTCGGCGATGCACGCAGGACGGCACGTCAGTTGCAGACCTTCGGACAGAGTCCCGACCATCCGATCCTTGTCGGCTTCTCCGAGAGCGAATACCTCAAGGGTTTCCTCTACGGGATGACGGCCTCGTTTTAG
- a CDS encoding KamA family radical SAM protein, giving the protein MDSLITEPRVEAEFLSSAPGYWPDVPPDQWNDWKWQLKNRVTTLEGLEKYLQLTPEERAGVILSGNKLALAITPHYFNLIEPANPGCPIRRQVIPHVGEGTVSPAEMADPCGEDSHMPVPGLVHRYPDRVLFLITDRCAAYCRYCTRSRVVSGAGEQELHTDFDEAIAYLQAHTEIRDVLLSGGDPLLFSDDKLDALLTRLRAIPHIEFLRLGTRVPIFLPQRITPELCRMLQKHHPLWMSIHTNHPRELTTEVRDALAMLANHGVPLGNQSVLLAGVNDSLPVMKSLIHKLLRCRVRPYYLYQCDLIQGSSHLRAPVRKGIEIIEGLRGHTTGYAVPQFVIDAPGGGGKVPINPGYVFFHDREKVVFRNFEGKVFEYPEVQEQCEGEEIIRASRNEEAYVS; this is encoded by the coding sequence ATGGATTCCTTAATCACCGAACCGCGCGTCGAGGCGGAGTTCCTTTCCTCCGCTCCCGGATATTGGCCCGATGTGCCGCCGGACCAGTGGAACGACTGGAAATGGCAACTCAAGAACAGGGTCACAACGCTGGAGGGATTGGAGAAGTATCTCCAACTGACTCCCGAGGAACGGGCTGGGGTCATCCTCTCAGGCAACAAACTCGCCCTTGCGATCACACCCCATTATTTCAATCTGATCGAACCGGCGAATCCTGGTTGCCCCATCCGCCGACAGGTCATTCCCCATGTTGGGGAGGGAACAGTCTCGCCTGCGGAGATGGCTGATCCCTGCGGCGAGGACAGTCATATGCCTGTTCCCGGATTGGTCCATCGTTATCCCGACCGTGTACTCTTTCTCATCACCGACCGGTGCGCCGCCTACTGCCGCTACTGCACGCGATCGCGCGTTGTCAGCGGGGCAGGCGAGCAGGAACTGCACACCGACTTCGATGAGGCGATCGCCTACCTGCAGGCACACACGGAGATTCGCGACGTTCTGCTCTCGGGAGGGGATCCCTTGCTTTTTTCGGACGACAAGCTGGATGCCCTCCTGACAAGACTCCGGGCGATCCCACACATCGAGTTCCTTCGCCTTGGAACCCGCGTGCCTATCTTTCTGCCGCAGCGCATTACGCCTGAGTTATGCAGGATGCTGCAGAAACATCACCCCCTCTGGATGAGCATCCATACGAATCATCCCCGCGAACTCACCACTGAGGTGAGGGATGCCCTGGCGATGCTTGCCAACCACGGCGTGCCACTGGGCAACCAGAGTGTCTTGCTGGCCGGAGTGAATGATTCGCTCCCAGTGATGAAATCGTTGATTCATAAACTACTTCGCTGCCGAGTCCGCCCCTACTACCTCTACCAGTGCGATCTGATCCAAGGGTCCTCTCACCTTCGGGCACCTGTCCGCAAGGGAATCGAGATTATCGAGGGATTACGGGGGCATACCACCGGATATGCGGTTCCGCAGTTCGTCATCGATGCCCCGGGTGGCGGTGGGAAGGTGCCGATCAATCCGGGCTATGTCTTCTTCCATGACAGGGAGAAGGTCGTCTTTCGGAACTTCGAGGGGAAGGTTTTCGAATATCCCGAGGTTCAGGAGCAATGCGAGGGGGAAGAAATCATTCGGGCCTCTCGCAACGAGGAAGCCTACGTTTCCTAA
- a CDS encoding alpha/beta fold hydrolase has protein sequence MIFAVCVAVVDHASAIQEQGYGPNYAGTVLPFLSSGERFSFRSADGVTNLQGIRFLHPVAKGMIVVLNGSTESWLKYGELFYDLYHHGYSVISYDHRGQGLSPHLVRANSQIAQIDNFDLYAADLNALIQQVIMPGNHEKLYLLAHSMGGGVALDYLERYSSPFQAVVLSAPMLRINTAPYPESLAHLVVKLSCIMGLGDRYSIGMHDHDPKEPFEGNKITSSKERWEAIQHVWQNHPEAVLGGPSNDWVDQTMNRTPTIRKHLSTIDSRILILQAGRDQFVMNPDQVVASTQIPRARLVTFPDSKHEILTERDPIRDRAIGQILEFFNN, from the coding sequence TTGATTTTCGCCGTTTGCGTTGCTGTGGTAGACCATGCATCAGCAATCCAGGAGCAGGGTTATGGGCCAAACTACGCAGGGACAGTTCTTCCCTTCCTGAGTTCGGGAGAGAGATTCAGCTTCCGGAGTGCGGACGGAGTCACAAACCTCCAGGGCATCCGCTTTCTTCATCCTGTTGCGAAAGGGATGATCGTGGTTCTGAACGGGAGCACTGAGTCCTGGCTGAAGTATGGAGAGCTCTTTTACGACCTCTACCATCACGGTTACAGCGTGATTTCCTATGACCATCGGGGGCAGGGACTCTCCCCCCACTTAGTCCGTGCCAACTCCCAGATCGCTCAGATCGATAACTTCGACCTCTACGCGGCGGACCTCAATGCCCTTATCCAGCAGGTGATCATGCCGGGAAACCATGAGAAACTCTACCTGCTTGCCCACTCCATGGGTGGAGGCGTCGCCCTTGATTATCTGGAACGCTATTCATCGCCGTTTCAGGCCGTGGTCCTGAGCGCCCCGATGCTCAGGATCAACACAGCTCCCTATCCCGAATCATTGGCTCATCTGGTTGTGAAACTTTCCTGCATCATGGGCCTGGGAGACCGCTACTCGATCGGCATGCATGATCACGATCCCAAGGAACCTTTTGAAGGGAACAAGATCACCTCCAGCAAGGAACGTTGGGAGGCTATCCAACATGTCTGGCAGAATCATCCCGAGGCCGTTCTGGGAGGTCCTTCCAACGACTGGGTCGATCAGACAATGAACCGCACACCGACCATCAGAAAACATCTTTCCACAATCGACAGCAGAATCCTCATCCTGCAGGCCGGCAGGGATCAGTTCGTGATGAATCCTGATCAGGTGGTGGCCAGCACACAAATCCCACGGGCCCGTCTGGTGACTTTTCCAGATTCCAAACACGAGATCCTGACAGAACGCGACCCAATCCGGGACCGCGCCATCGGGCAGATCCTGGAGTTCTTTAACAACTGA
- a CDS encoding ROK family protein, translating into MNVLTIDIGGTHVKILLSGEKEPRKMPSGSGFTPLQMVKDVKMLAEGWNFAVVSIGFPAPVHNNQPVAEPFNLGGGWVDFNYEKAFGCPVKMINDAAMQALGSYKGGTMLFLGLGTGLGSAVVNDSAILPMELGHLPFKKKTFEDYVGNHGLEENGKGKWKKHVFQTVELLTAAILPDYVVLGGGNARLLKELPPACIAGDNANAFEGGFRMWSGPADRAVLQDPAIHKASRATRKKKAAAPKARKAIKSRGK; encoded by the coding sequence ATGAATGTTCTCACCATCGATATCGGCGGCACCCACGTAAAAATTCTTCTGAGCGGTGAGAAAGAGCCCCGCAAGATGCCATCGGGATCTGGCTTCACCCCCCTTCAAATGGTCAAGGACGTCAAGATGCTAGCCGAGGGATGGAACTTCGCTGTGGTGTCGATTGGCTTCCCTGCCCCAGTCCATAATAACCAACCGGTTGCCGAGCCCTTCAATCTCGGCGGAGGCTGGGTCGATTTTAACTACGAGAAGGCCTTTGGATGCCCAGTCAAGATGATCAATGATGCCGCCATGCAGGCCCTCGGCAGCTATAAGGGGGGAACGATGCTTTTCCTCGGTTTGGGAACAGGACTAGGTAGCGCCGTGGTGAATGACAGTGCCATCCTGCCCATGGAACTGGGTCATCTTCCCTTCAAGAAGAAAACTTTTGAGGATTATGTCGGCAACCACGGACTAGAGGAAAACGGAAAGGGAAAGTGGAAGAAACATGTCTTCCAGACCGTCGAACTGCTTACGGCGGCCATCCTTCCCGACTATGTGGTACTGGGTGGTGGCAACGCCAGGCTCCTGAAGGAGCTCCCTCCTGCCTGCATCGCCGGTGATAATGCGAATGCCTTTGAAGGAGGATTCCGGATGTGGTCAGGACCTGCGGACAGGGCAGTGCTTCAAGATCCCGCCATACACAAGGCATCGCGTGCAACTCGTAAGAAAAAAGCAGCTGCACCGAAGGCTAGAAAAGCGATCAAAAGCAGAGGCAAGTAG
- a CDS encoding type II toxin-antitoxin system VapC family toxin, which produces MIIADASLVSFLFLEGEVSGTVRELYRRDTDWVTPPILNHEMLNILAAVGRADDTALAMEELWKEIRMRLGSRQQIPDPMRALRMAIDLGVSGSEAQYLALSQQLSVPMVSCDQRLLEHLPKLVVSPEVYLLRLE; this is translated from the coding sequence ATGATCATCGCTGACGCTTCACTGGTGAGCTTCCTTTTTCTGGAGGGAGAGGTGTCGGGAACTGTGAGGGAGCTCTATCGAAGGGATACTGACTGGGTAACCCCTCCGATTCTCAATCACGAAATGCTGAACATCTTGGCTGCGGTTGGGAGAGCGGATGACACGGCCTTGGCAATGGAAGAACTCTGGAAGGAGATCAGGATGCGTCTAGGAAGCCGTCAGCAAATTCCTGATCCGATGCGTGCACTTAGGATGGCCATTGATTTAGGGGTTTCCGGATCAGAGGCCCAATACCTAGCACTCTCTCAGCAACTAAGCGTTCCCATGGTGAGCTGCGATCAGCGGCTGCTTGAGCATCTGCCGAAACTTGTCGTCTCCCCGGAAGTGTATCTCCTGAGGCTGGAATAA
- a CDS encoding efflux RND transporter periplasmic adaptor subunit, whose product MSDDSPSFPHPTDLPIPAPLPGTLALHEEPTPPKRPKLIVFLAILGMILLIAGIAGWKTMQISKAIAMGKAFKMPPDAITSLKVKQETVSPVLETVGSLASLQGVMLSADLPGIVTSINFESGSHATNGQLLVQLDTRQEEAQLRTAKAKLDLAKHNLERNTGLRQGQVIAEYALEESKSQYDAARASVDETQATIDRKTIRAPFEGFIGIRQINAGQYLKSGDPIVQLESLDPIYVNFALPQQHLSKLHVGQQIRLQADGLPDKVYKGVVSAINSMVDTSTRNIQIQATVPNPEHLLRSGMFSGIQVLLPNKESAIMIPATCIQYAPYGDSVYVIGTMKDPEGKEYLGVKEQAVTLGKTLGDQVEVLKGLKENDEIATSGIFKLHQAGAVKIENSVQPGNSPAPKPSDS is encoded by the coding sequence ATGAGCGACGATTCTCCCTCTTTCCCCCATCCCACCGATCTGCCAATCCCGGCACCTTTGCCCGGCACCCTTGCCCTGCATGAGGAGCCGACCCCGCCAAAGCGGCCTAAGCTCATCGTGTTTTTGGCAATTCTGGGAATGATCCTTTTGATAGCCGGCATCGCGGGATGGAAGACCATGCAGATCTCAAAAGCCATCGCGATGGGAAAAGCCTTCAAGATGCCGCCCGACGCCATCACCTCGCTGAAGGTGAAACAGGAAACGGTCTCCCCTGTTCTCGAAACAGTTGGCTCTCTCGCTTCCCTTCAAGGTGTGATGCTCAGCGCCGATCTGCCCGGGATCGTGACGTCCATCAATTTCGAATCGGGTTCCCATGCGACCAACGGTCAGTTGCTGGTCCAGCTCGATACCCGTCAAGAAGAGGCCCAGCTTCGCACGGCGAAAGCCAAACTGGACCTCGCCAAGCACAACCTCGAACGCAATACCGGACTGAGGCAGGGACAGGTCATCGCGGAGTACGCCCTCGAGGAGAGCAAGAGCCAGTACGACGCAGCCCGGGCCTCAGTTGACGAGACACAGGCCACGATTGACAGGAAGACCATCCGGGCCCCTTTCGAGGGCTTTATTGGAATCCGTCAGATCAATGCCGGGCAGTACCTTAAGAGCGGCGATCCCATCGTGCAGCTCGAGTCCCTTGACCCCATCTATGTGAACTTCGCCCTCCCCCAGCAACACCTCTCGAAGTTGCATGTCGGACAGCAGATCCGCCTGCAAGCCGACGGACTTCCGGATAAAGTCTACAAGGGTGTTGTCAGCGCGATCAATTCCATGGTCGATACCTCCACGCGCAACATCCAGATTCAGGCAACCGTTCCGAATCCTGAACATCTACTTCGCTCAGGCATGTTCTCGGGAATCCAGGTGCTTCTTCCGAACAAGGAAAGCGCCATCATGATTCCGGCGACCTGTATTCAATACGCTCCCTATGGTGATTCCGTCTATGTGATCGGAACCATGAAGGATCCTGAAGGCAAGGAGTACCTTGGTGTGAAGGAGCAAGCGGTCACGCTGGGAAAGACGCTTGGCGATCAGGTTGAGGTGCTCAAGGGGCTCAAGGAGAACGACGAGATAGCCACCTCGGGGATCTTCAAGCTGCACCAAGCAGGCGCTGTTAAGATCGAGAATAGCGTCCAACCGGGGAACAGCCCGGCCCCCAAACCCTCGGACAGCTAA
- a CDS encoding efflux RND transporter permease subunit, with product MKITDLFIKRPVLALVVNLVILLAGFQSIHVLNVRQYPRSDIAVIKVTTNYVGANADLVRGYITTPLERVIAAAEGIDYIESTSSQGVSAITVHLKLNYDPNAALTQIQAKLAQVRNDLPPESETPIIELQNADELRAAMYIGFAANDLQPNQVTDFLTRVIQPKLTAITGVQRADILGARVIAMRIWLKADRLAALGISATDVRKALQANNYLAAIGKTKGTMTSINLIANTNLTSPEEFRQLVVKAKNGVLVRLQDIADVEMGAEDYDSDVRFDGQNAKFIGIWCLPTANTLDVCKSVRDQLPELRKLLPPGMTLDVPYDSTDFIREAIHEVFKTLSETLLIVVVVIFLFLGSIRSVLIPLVAIPISLIGAAFIMAIFGFTINLLTLLAVVLAVGLVVDDAIVVVENVERHLHEGLSPLNAALQSGRELFGPIIAMTITLAAVYTPIGIQGGLTGALFREFAFTLAGAVIISGIVALTLSPMMASRLLRRGDDTRGYAGWVNRRFTSLQHGYVTLLASMLRHRGAVLTVAGFWVLILPLLYLLSPKELSPKEDQGIVFTIFQASPFSTLEQTLLYSSLVRDTFLELPETGHTFQIMNPTGGFGGIRTKPWSERKRSCEEIAAALGKKTAGIPGLRIIATTPPALPGGSNFPVEFVISSTLEPRQLLDAANDLVRTAFGSGIFIFADSDLKYDQPQVEIAFDRNKVSALGLDLQQVGSDLSTMLGGNYVNRFSIQGRSYKVIPELKRGDRLDPDSLGKIYVSGPGGQLIQLSTFAELKRSTVPRQINRFQQLNSAKISAILPPGITIDQALKVLEKRADQILPRGFVIDYAGESRQLRQEGNSLVMTMVLSFVLIFLVLAAQFESFRDPFIILFGSVPLALSGALLFTFLGATTINIYSQVGLITLVGLVAKNGILIVEFANNLQEGGLDKWHAILTAAGTRLRPVLMTTVATVVGHTPLILASGPGAGARNSIGIVLVSGMIIGTLFTLFVVPSIYLLVSRTKRPNPSREAHHAILGDSPAKLSLA from the coding sequence ATGAAAATCACTGATCTCTTCATCAAGCGCCCCGTCCTGGCGCTTGTGGTCAACCTTGTCATTCTGCTGGCCGGCTTTCAGTCGATCCATGTCTTGAATGTCCGGCAGTACCCCCGCAGCGACATTGCCGTCATCAAGGTCACGACCAACTATGTCGGGGCCAACGCGGATCTGGTGCGCGGCTACATCACCACCCCGCTGGAGCGGGTCATCGCAGCAGCCGAGGGGATCGACTATATCGAGAGCACCAGCTCACAGGGGGTGAGCGCCATCACGGTTCACCTGAAGCTGAATTACGATCCGAATGCCGCCCTGACACAGATCCAGGCGAAGCTGGCTCAGGTACGCAATGATCTCCCGCCGGAGTCGGAGACGCCGATTATCGAGTTGCAGAATGCGGACGAGCTCCGTGCAGCCATGTATATCGGGTTTGCGGCGAACGATCTTCAGCCGAATCAGGTGACCGATTTCCTGACGCGCGTCATCCAGCCCAAGCTCACTGCCATCACAGGGGTACAGCGCGCTGACATCCTGGGTGCCCGAGTCATCGCGATGCGCATCTGGCTCAAGGCTGACCGTCTTGCCGCCCTCGGCATCTCCGCCACCGATGTCCGCAAGGCGCTCCAAGCGAACAACTATCTCGCCGCCATCGGAAAAACCAAGGGGACCATGACGTCCATCAACCTGATCGCGAACACCAACCTGACTTCACCGGAGGAATTCCGTCAGCTTGTCGTCAAGGCAAAGAACGGCGTTCTCGTGCGCCTTCAGGATATCGCCGATGTCGAGATGGGGGCTGAGGATTATGATTCGGACGTCCGCTTCGACGGGCAAAACGCCAAGTTCATCGGCATCTGGTGCCTACCAACTGCGAACACCCTTGATGTCTGCAAGAGCGTGCGGGATCAGCTTCCTGAACTCCGCAAGCTGCTTCCTCCGGGAATGACCCTCGATGTCCCTTACGACTCGACCGACTTCATCCGCGAAGCGATCCACGAAGTCTTCAAGACACTCTCCGAGACACTCCTGATTGTCGTCGTGGTCATCTTCCTATTTTTGGGCTCAATCCGATCCGTGCTCATCCCGCTCGTGGCAATCCCGATCTCGCTGATCGGAGCAGCGTTCATCATGGCCATCTTCGGATTCACTATCAATCTACTGACTCTTCTGGCGGTCGTGCTGGCGGTGGGACTTGTCGTCGATGATGCCATTGTTGTGGTCGAGAATGTCGAACGTCACTTGCACGAGGGCCTCTCTCCTCTCAATGCGGCTCTCCAGAGCGGACGGGAACTCTTCGGTCCGATCATCGCCATGACGATCACCCTGGCGGCGGTCTACACGCCGATTGGCATCCAGGGCGGCCTGACCGGAGCGCTGTTCCGTGAGTTCGCCTTCACGCTGGCGGGGGCGGTCATCATCTCCGGCATCGTAGCCCTTACCCTCTCCCCGATGATGGCCTCGCGACTTCTGCGGCGAGGGGATGACACGCGTGGCTATGCCGGATGGGTGAACCGACGCTTCACCTCGCTCCAGCACGGCTATGTCACCCTGCTCGCCTCGATGCTCCGCCACCGCGGGGCGGTGCTGACCGTCGCCGGCTTCTGGGTCCTCATCCTGCCACTCCTCTACCTCCTCTCCCCCAAGGAACTCTCACCGAAGGAGGATCAGGGGATCGTCTTCACCATCTTCCAGGCATCCCCCTTCTCCACGCTCGAGCAGACACTTCTCTACTCTTCACTTGTCCGAGACACGTTCCTGGAATTGCCCGAGACCGGTCACACCTTCCAGATCATGAATCCCACGGGAGGATTCGGTGGCATCAGGACAAAGCCCTGGAGTGAAAGGAAGCGTAGTTGTGAAGAAATCGCGGCTGCCTTGGGCAAGAAAACTGCCGGCATCCCTGGGCTTCGGATTATCGCCACGACACCGCCGGCGCTTCCGGGTGGCAGCAATTTCCCCGTCGAGTTCGTCATCTCCTCCACACTGGAACCCCGCCAGCTTCTGGATGCGGCCAACGATCTTGTCAGGACAGCCTTCGGAAGCGGCATCTTCATCTTTGCCGACAGTGATCTGAAGTACGACCAGCCTCAGGTCGAAATCGCCTTCGACCGCAACAAGGTCTCTGCCCTGGGTCTCGATCTCCAGCAGGTCGGCTCCGATCTCTCCACAATGCTGGGAGGCAACTATGTGAACCGCTTCAGCATCCAGGGACGCAGCTACAAGGTGATCCCGGAACTCAAGCGCGGAGACCGCCTGGACCCTGACTCTCTGGGCAAGATCTATGTCAGCGGACCCGGCGGCCAGCTCATCCAGCTTTCCACCTTCGCTGAGCTGAAGCGCAGCACCGTGCCGCGTCAGATCAACCGATTTCAGCAGCTCAACTCGGCTAAGATTTCCGCCATCCTCCCTCCCGGCATCACCATCGACCAGGCACTCAAGGTGCTGGAGAAGCGTGCCGATCAGATCCTCCCGCGCGGCTTCGTGATCGACTACGCAGGCGAGTCCCGCCAGCTCCGTCAGGAAGGCAACAGCCTTGTCATGACGATGGTGCTCTCGTTCGTTCTGATCTTCCTGGTACTTGCGGCTCAGTTCGAGAGCTTCCGCGACCCCTTCATTATCCTCTTCGGATCGGTGCCACTGGCCCTCTCCGGAGCCCTTCTCTTCACCTTCTTGGGCGCCACCACCATCAACATCTACAGTCAAGTGGGGTTGATTACCCTTGTCGGCCTAGTGGCCAAGAACGGCATTCTGATCGTCGAGTTCGCGAACAATCTCCAGGAGGGGGGCCTCGACAAGTGGCACGCGATTCTGACCGCCGCCGGAACTCGTTTGCGCCCGGTCCTCATGACCACGGTGGCCACCGTGGTCGGTCACACGCCCCTGATTCTCGCCAGCGGACCCGGCGCCGGTGCGCGCAATAGCATCGGCATCGTCCTTGTCTCGGGAATGATCATCGGAACTCTCTTCACCCTCTTTGTCGTCCCCTCTATCTATTTACTGGTCTCCAGGACCAAGCGCCCCAATCCCTCCCGCGAGGCCCATCACGCCATACTCGGGGATAGCCCGGCAAAGCTCTCGCTGGCCTGA
- a CDS encoding YhcH/YjgK/YiaL family protein, with protein sequence MILDTLGNASTYEKLHSSFSRAFAWLASYDPATPDGRYTIGDDSLIAIVQRYDTAPAESKKWETHRVHGDIQYLVEGAERIGYAERDILAVKTPYNPEKDAEFYQAPTCSSTLLELNAGSFAIFLPRDGHQPGVMIDSPALVQKVVIKFRL encoded by the coding sequence ATGATCCTCGATACGCTCGGCAATGCTTCTACCTACGAGAAGCTGCATTCTTCCTTCAGTCGCGCCTTTGCGTGGCTTGCCTCTTACGATCCGGCAACACCGGACGGGCGCTATACGATCGGCGATGACTCCCTGATCGCGATAGTCCAGCGTTATGACACGGCGCCTGCCGAGTCAAAGAAATGGGAGACTCATCGAGTGCACGGCGATATCCAGTACCTGGTCGAGGGTGCCGAGAGGATCGGTTATGCGGAGCGTGACATACTAGCCGTGAAGACCCCCTATAATCCCGAGAAGGATGCCGAGTTTTATCAGGCTCCGACCTGCTCCTCGACACTTCTGGAATTGAATGCCGGCTCCTTCGCCATCTTCCTGCCCCGAGACGGACACCAACCCGGAGTCATGATCGACTCTCCCGCTCTTGTTCAGAAGGTGGTGATCAAATTCCGGTTGTAG
- the queD gene encoding 6-carboxytetrahydropterin synthase QueD, with protein sequence MHVRLTKDFSFEAAQTLPNVPPEHKCGKMHGHSFKIEISVEGEVDPASGWLYDHSRISRAMDPLLELLDHSYLNDIPGLDNPTIENMCRWLWEKLEHQLPGLSEIVIHETPTARCSYKGK encoded by the coding sequence ATGCATGTCCGACTGACCAAAGACTTCTCTTTCGAAGCCGCCCAGACCCTTCCCAATGTTCCGCCTGAGCATAAGTGCGGAAAAATGCACGGGCACAGCTTCAAGATCGAGATCTCTGTGGAGGGGGAGGTCGATCCGGCGTCTGGATGGCTTTACGACCATTCCCGTATCAGTCGGGCGATGGATCCGCTCCTGGAGTTGCTCGACCATTCCTATCTGAACGACATTCCGGGCCTCGACAACCCGACTATTGAGAATATGTGCCGGTGGCTCTGGGAAAAGCTCGAGCATCAACTACCCGGTCTTTCTGAGATCGTCATCCACGAGACCCCCACGGCGCGCTGTAGCTATAAAGGCAAATAG
- a CDS encoding toxin-antitoxin system HicB family antitoxin translates to MTIKTRIDPEVHEAAKIAAAKEGLSLTEYLRRLVQEDLDARNLAQGGNFVSNQGNSNATSDSDRIR, encoded by the coding sequence ATGACCATAAAAACCAGAATCGATCCTGAAGTTCATGAGGCAGCCAAAATTGCCGCGGCCAAGGAAGGCTTGAGCTTGACCGAGTATTTGCGTCGTCTGGTGCAGGAAGATCTGGATGCACGCAACCTTGCCCAGGGAGGCAATTTCGTAAGCAATCAGGGGAACAGCAACGCAACTAGCGACAGCGACCGGATCCGCTGA